One genomic region from Phragmites australis chromosome 1, lpPhrAust1.1, whole genome shotgun sequence encodes:
- the LOC133908653 gene encoding light-regulated protein, chloroplastic, giving the protein MQAAATAVGFSAVLPVKGRPVARSTAVAAVPAARRSLRASAAAVVASEPVEVDYSSSSSVFPMEACELLGGDACSVQMFPETKLADAAAVDASRREEVERDYLSYDEPKTVFPGEACDDLGGEFCEAPYQAGVSRELAH; this is encoded by the exons ATGCAGGCCGCCGCTACTGCTGTCGGGTTCTCGGCCGTGCTGCCCGTCAAGGGCAGGCCGGTGGCGAGGAGCACGGCGGTGGCTGCTGTCCCGGCAGCGAGGAGGAGCCTTCGTGCCTCTGCGGCTGCCGTCGTCGCGTCGGAGCCTGTCGAGGTCGACTACAGCTCAAGCTCCTC GGTGTTCCCCATGGAGGCCTGCGAGCTGCTCGGCGGGGATGCGTGCAGCGTGCAGATGTTCCCGGAGACTAAGCTCGCCGATGCGGCGGCCGTGGACGCAAGCAggagggaggaggtggagagagaCTACCTCTCCTACGACGAGCCGAAAAC GGTGTTCCCGGGCGAGGCCTGCGACGACCTGGGCGGGGAGTTCTGCGAGGCGCCGTACCAGGCCGGCGTCTCCAGGGAACTGGCCCATTGA
- the LOC133908676 gene encoding probable 3-beta-hydroxysteroid-Delta(8),Delta(7)-isomerase: MGHPYAPAELQLPGFVPLQLSQGEILVPYLGTSLFVILAVWLISGRCGRLSKTDRLLMCWWAFTGLTHIIIEGTFVFTPHFFKRENPNYFDEVWKEYSKGDSRYVARDTATLTVEGITAVLEGPASLLAVYAIASRKSYSHILQFTVCLGQLYGCLVYFITAYLDGFNFWASPFYFWAYFIGANSSWVVIPILIAIRCWKKICAAVQVEKVKTK; encoded by the exons ATGGGTCACCCTTACGCGCCAGCGGAGCTGCAACTCCCAGGGTTCGTGCCGCTGCAGCTGTCGCAGGGCGAGATCCTCGTGCCCTACCTAGGCACCTCCCTCTTCGTCATCCTCGCCGTCTGGCTCATCTCCG GAAGATGTGGCAGATTATCCAAGACCGATCGTCTGCTCATGTGCTGGTGGGCGTTCACCGGGTTGACCCACATCATCATCGAGGGAACCTTCGTCTTCACCCCTCATTTCTTCAAGAGGGAGAACCCCAATTACTTCGATGAAGTTT GGAAAGAGTACAGCAAAGGCGACTCCAGGTATGTCGCTAGGGACACGGCAACTTTGACAGTTGAAGGAATCACCGCTGTATTGGAAGGCCCTGCATCACTGCTTGCAGT CTATGCCATTGCATCTCGGAAGTCTTACAGCCATATTCTCCAGTTCACCGTCTGTTTGGGTCAGCTCTATGGATGCTTGGTTTACTTCATTACTGCATACTTAGATGGCTTCAATTTCTGGGCCAGTCCATTCTACTTCTGGGCTTACTTCATTGGCGCAAACAGTTCGTGGGTTGTGATACCAATACTCATCGCCATAAGATGCTGGAAGAAAATCTGCGCGGCGGTTCAAGTTGAAAAGGTGAAGACTAAATAA